In one Culex quinquefasciatus strain JHB chromosome 2, VPISU_Cqui_1.0_pri_paternal, whole genome shotgun sequence genomic region, the following are encoded:
- the LOC6032925 gene encoding estradiol 17-beta-dehydrogenase 8: MSGPLAGRLALVTGAGSGIGRITSQLLARDGAVVVAVDRNLQAVEETIKSLGGQNDNTALEMDVSSSASISQVLDATLAKYKNPPTIVVNSAGITRDNFLLKMPESDFDAVINVNLKGTWLMLQQFGKAMIDAKLTGSMVNVSSIVARSGNIGQSNYSPSKAGVEAMTKVVAREFGRYNIRVNAVVPGFIETPMTNDLPQKVKDMVVMQCALRRFGKPQEIAEVIAFLASDKSSYMNGTSVEVTGG; the protein is encoded by the exons ATGAGTGGACCATTGGCAGGACGTTTGGCGCTGGTGACTG GTGCGGGATCGGGAATCGGTCGCATCACCAGTCAACTGCTGGCCCGTGATGGTGCCGTTGTCGTGGCGGTCGATCGTAACCTGCAGGCCGTCGAGGAAACCATCAAAAGCCTCGGAGGGCAGAATGACAACACGGCCCTGGAGATGGACGTCTCGTCCAGTGCCAGCATCTCGCAAGTTCTTGACGCCACCCTCGCCAAGTACAAGAATCCACCGACGATCGTGGTCAACTCGGCCGGTATCACGCGGGACAATTTCCTGCTCAAGATGCCCGAGTCTGACTTTGATGCCGTGATCAACGTCAATCTTAAGGGAACGTGGTTGATGCTGCAGCAGTTTGGCAAGGCCATGATCGATGCCAAGCTGACCGGATCGATGGTGAACGTTTCGTCGATCGTGGCTCGCAGCGGAAACATTGGCCAGTCCAACTACTCGCCCAGCAAGGCCGGCGTCGAAGCAATGACCAAGGTCGTTGCACGCGAGTTTGGCCGGTACAATATTCGCGTCAACGCCGTCGTGCCCGGATTCATCGAGACGCCCATGACGAATGACCTGCCCCAGAAGGTGAAGGACATGGTCGTCATGCAGTGTGCCCTGCGCCGGTTCggaaagccccaagaaatcgccgAAGTAATTGCGTTCCTAGCGTCGGACAAGAGCAGCTACATGAACGGAACGTCCGTTGAAGTTACTGGAGGATAA